Below is a genomic region from Rhodococcus sp. WMMA185.
CCTAGGACCCTTTCATACCTGCAACGTCGCGCCGATGCTGGTATGTGAGAAGAGGAGTCGTCATGCACGCACGACATGTGATGAGCAGTCCGGTCACGACAGTAGATCGATCGGCTTCGGTCGATGACTGCCTGCGGTTGGTCAGTAGGTCGCACTTCACGGTTCTTCCGGTCGTCGACGAGAGGACCCATCTCGTGGGCATCGTGACCGAAGGAGATCTCCTCAGAGCACGATTTCACGACCTGCACGGAACTGGCGGTGGCATCGACAAAGCGGGTTCGAAGCACGAAGGGTTGACTGTGGCCGATGTCATGACCAGTCCGGTCGTCGCGATGACGGCCGACGCGGAGGTCAGTGAGCTTGCGTCGGCCATGCTGCGATCGCGCCTGCGAGGGATACCCATCGTGGACAAGCACGACATCATCGGGATCGTCACTCGTCCGGATCTCATCGCCGTCCTCACAGCGGACGACGCTCGGATTGCGAAGGAGGCTCAACATCGACTCGACGTGTACGGCGGTGCCGGTCGGTGGCGAGTGGAGGTAGCTGACGGTTCCGCCCTGATTCACGGAGTCACGACCG
It encodes:
- a CDS encoding CBS domain-containing protein, with the protein product MHARHVMSSPVTTVDRSASVDDCLRLVSRSHFTVLPVVDERTHLVGIVTEGDLLRARFHDLHGTGGGIDKAGSKHEGLTVADVMTSPVVAMTADAEVSELASAMLRSRLRGIPIVDKHDIIGIVTRPDLIAVLTADDARIAKEAQHRLDVYGGAGRWRVEVADGSALIHGVTTGDPERDVIAALAETVPGVGEVHFPSD